A section of the Cottoperca gobio unplaced genomic scaffold, fCotGob3.1 fCotGob3_155arrow_ctg1, whole genome shotgun sequence genome encodes:
- the zbtb1 gene encoding zinc finger and BTB domain-containing protein 1 translates to MARPSHSDHVLQQLNNQREWGFLCDCLIVIGDIYFRAHKAVLAACSSYFRMMFIRDQQGAGRLDLSNMQISAECFDLILQLMYLGRIVVGSYEFEELKASMAYLQMYYIPDSLEDLRDIRSSNLTPSSSASSSSSSSTATATGKMMFGVRMYEQQRPAAPDVDNLPKAVNSTAGHPAAPAAVSKPAVAEDVVTTPLMVAPPLVDGAADQPCDLRKRPSGRTSALKDRPRFGRTYTCDDCGFVFSCEKLLIEHILTCTNRKAFHQPRGNAEGDNDSSKAESSASESIEEHRVICKGEDDWPEAKANSDLAIRSVAAGTDGEPGSTRSISIKTEPEDSVFPEIEVVRVGEHATRDCRARFSDTTRKDLWSGKTASDHDPEPGVSGVDNSGEPFEGHMSSSEESGIPAKLRKVKDEKQDADCAPCELCGALLTEEDKSAHYLSNHMGHICACGRCGQVLIKGRQLQEHAERCGESQGGDSDSHGEDEASLLEEPHGIEEGLLETADLACPHCGMLFQNEGLALEHALSCHDQELFRPVLLEEGGEPDHRRKHFCSICGKGFYQRCHLREHYTVHTKEKQFTCQTCGKQFLRERQLRLHTDMHKGMARYVCPVCDQGTFLKHDHVRHMISHLSAGETICQVCFQIFPGGEQLEKHMDVHLYICGVCGEKFRLRKDMRSHYNSKHTKRL, encoded by the coding sequence ATGGCGAGGCCGAGCCACAGCGATCATGTCCTCCAGCAGCTCAACAATCAGCGGGAGTGGGGCTTCCTGTGCGACTGCCTCATCGTCATCGGGGACATCTACTTCAGGGCGCACAAGGCCGTCCTGGCGGCCTGCAGCTCCTACTTCAGGATGATGTTCATCCGggaccagcagggggcaggcCGCCTGGACCTCAGCAACATGCAGATCAGCGCCGAGTGCTTCGACCTCATCCTGCAGCTCATGTACCTCGGACGCATCGTCGTGGGGAGCTACGAGTTTGAGGAGCTCAAGGCCTCTATGGCGTACCTGCAGATGTACTACATCCCCGACTCGCTGGAGGATCTGAGAGACATCAGGAGCTCCAACCTCACCCcgtcctcctctgcctcctcctcgtCCAGTTCCTCCACCGCCACCGCAACTGGGAAGATGATGTTTGGAGTGCGCATGTACGAGCAGCAGCGGCCTGCTGCACCGGATGTGGACAATCTACCAAAAGCTGTCAACAGCACTGCTGGGCACCCTGCTGCTCCAGCGGCCGTCAGTAAACCAGCGGTGGCGGAGGACGTGGTGACCACTCCTCTGATGGTGGCACCACCGCTGGTGGACGGAGCAGCGGATCAGCCATGTGACTTGAGAAAGAGGCCCAGCGGCAGGACTTCGGCTCTCAAAGACCGTCCTCGGTTCGGACGCACCTACACCTGCGACGACTGTGGCTTTGTCTTCAGCTGCGAGAAACTTTTAATCGAACACATCCTGACCTGCACCAACCGGAAGGCCTTCCACCAGCCGAGAGGCAACGCAGAAGGTGACAATGACTCCAGTAAGGCTGAGAGCTCTGCCTCCGAGAGCATCGAGGAGCACAGGGTCATCTGTAAAGGCGAGGACGACTGGCCCGAAGCCAAGGCCAACTCTGACCTTGCCATCAGATCGGTGGCAGCCGGTACAGACGGCGAGCCCGGGTCGACCAGGAGCATCTCCATCAAGACAGAACCAGAAGACAGCGTGTTCCCTGAGATAGAGGTGGTCCGGGTCGGAGAGCACGCCACCAGAGACTGTAGAGCACGGTTCAGTGACACTACGCGCAAAGACTTGTGGAGCGGGAAAACGGCATCAGACCACGACCCAGAGCCCGGCGTCTCAGGCGTAGATAACAGCGGTGAGCCTTTTGAAGGCCACATGTCAAGCAGTGAAGAGTCAGGAATCCCTGCGAAGCTTCGAAAGGTCAAAGACGAGAAGCAGGACGCCGACTGTGCCCCCTGTGAACTGTGCGGTGCTCTGCTAACGGAGGAGGACAAGTCGGCCCACTATCTGTCCAACCACATGGGTCATATATGTGCCTGTGGGAGATGTGGCCAGGTGCTGATCAAAGGCCGCCAGCTCCAGGAGCACGCAGAGCGCTGTGGTGAATCCCAAGGCGGTGACTCGGACTCCCACGGGGAGGATGAAGCGTCCCTGCTGGAGGAGCCGCATGGGATTGAGGAGGGCCTGCTGGAGACGGCCGACCTGGCCTGCCCTCACTGCGGCATGCTGTTCCAGAACGAGGGCCTGGCGCTGGAGCACGCCTTGTCCTGTCACGACCAGGAACTGTTCCGCCCTGTGCTCCTGGAGGAGGGCGGCGAACCGGATCACCGCCGCAAACACTTCTGCAGCATCTGTGGCAAAGGCTTCTATCAGCGCTGCCACCTGCGGGAGCACTACACCGTCCACACCAAGGAGAAGCAGTTCACCTGTCAGACCTGCGGGAAGCAGTTCCTGCGGGAGCGGCAGCTCAGGCTGCACACCGACATGCACAAAGGCATGGCGCGCTACGTGTGCCCGGTCTGCGACCAGGGAACCTTTCTCAAACACGACCACGTCCGACACATGATCTCCCACCTGTCAGCTGGGGAAACCATCTGCCAGGTGTGTTTCCAGATCTTCCCCGGCggagagcagctggagaagCACATGGACGTCCACCTGTACATCTGCGGCGTCTGCGGAGAGAAGTTCCGCCTCCGTAAAGACATGCGGAGCCACTATAACTCCAAGCACACCAAGAGACTATAG
- the zbtb25 gene encoding zinc finger and BTB domain-containing protein 25 isoform X1, with protein sequence MEVSSHSLFLLQQLNVQREFGFLCDCTVAIGNVYFKAHRAVLAAFSNYFKMIFIHQSSECIKIQPTDIQPDIFSYLLHIMYTGMCPKQPVDQSRLQDGIKFLHAYQLCRKPGEGTADAAADMVRMSNLYGIQISSQLANKEAGIPKTSAVSRGAPEDGRSSGRGGWSHSQLSLAIGLEGNPSEHQASTLRNVCSVASGDDSDISTRIKQERVEEEGEEGEGEEGQGAGSPSQVSSPSQSILFKERALVLLCPRCGERCSSLEDLREHLFSHALDPAGLMEGLSQGGELDAGLDEGPAGDAGCLEEALRQSQALANQLAAELRRSRGGGGGRSSPTPSILHSRKRKIACAVCSLRFAHKSQLQEHMYTHTGKPARYHRYTRLCSQLFQASAHFCEGTTESGGTGGASSGVAALSEEANRDTQDNGSSCYSLDSEISQESVDGVPVE encoded by the exons ATGGAGGTTTCCTCTCACAGCctcttcctgctgcagcagctcaacGTTCAGAGAGAGTTCGGCTTCCTGTGTGACTGCACCGTCGCCATCGGGAACGTTTACTTTAAAGCTCACCGAGCTGTGTTGGCCGCCTTCTCCAACTACTTCAAGATGATCTTCATCCACCAGTCAAG TGAGTGTATAAAGATCCAGCCCACAGACATCCAGCCGGACATATTCAGCTACCTGCTGCACATCATGTACACCGGCATGTGTCCCAAGCAGCCAGTGGACCAGAGCCGGCTGCAGGATGGCATCAAGTTTCTTCATGCCTACCAGCTGTGCCGGAAACCCGGCGAGGGCACTGCAGACGCCGCCGCCGACATGGTCCGTATGTCCAACCTGTACGGCATCCagatctcctcccagctggcCAACAAGGAGGCCGGAATCCCCAAGACCTCTGCGGTGTCCCGTGGGGCCCCAGAGGACGGACGGTCCTCCGGCCGCGGGGGGTGGTCCCACTCCCAGCTGTCGCTCGCCATCGGACTGGAGGGGAATCCGTCAGAGCACCAGGCCTCGACGCTACGCAACGTCTGCTCTGTGGCATCTGGAGACGACTCAGACATCTCGACTCGCATCAAGCAGGAGCGGgttgaggaggagggggaggaaggcgAGGGTGAGGAGGGACAGGGGGCGGGATCTCCATCTCAGGTGAGCAGTCCCAGTCAGAGCATACTGTTCAAAGAGCGGGCGCTCGTCCTGCTGTGTCCCCGCTGTGGAGAACGCTGCTCCTCACTGGAGGACCTGCGGGAGCATCTTTTTAGCCACGCCCTCGACCCCGCCGGCCTGATGGAGGGGCTGTCGCAGGGCGGCGAGTTGGACGCTGGCTTGGATGAGGGGCCAGCGGGGGATGCAGGGTGTCTGGAGGAGGCTCTGAGACAGAGCCAGGCACTCGCTAACCAGCTGGCTGCGGAGCTGAGGAGAAGCCGGGGGGGAGGTGGCGGCAGGAGCAGCCCCACCCCTTCCATCCTGCACTCCCGTAAACGTAAGATAGCCTGCGCCGTCTGCAGCCTGCGTTTCGCCCACAAGAGCCAGCTACAGGAGCACATGTACACGCACACCGGCAAACCGGCCCGCTACCACCGCTACACCCGCCTCTGCAGCCAGCTCTTCCAGGCCTCCGCCCACTTCTGCGAGGGCACCACAGAGTCTGGAGGAACGGGGGGCGCCTCGTCCGGAGTTGCCGCACTCTCTGAAGAAGCcaacagagacactcaggaCAACGGCAGCTCCTGCTACTCCCTGGACTCTGAGATCTCGCAGGAGAGCGTGGACGGCGTTCCTGTGGAGTGA
- the zbtb25 gene encoding zinc finger and BTB domain-containing protein 25 isoform X2: protein MIFIHQSSECIKIQPTDIQPDIFSYLLHIMYTGMCPKQPVDQSRLQDGIKFLHAYQLCRKPGEGTADAAADMVRMSNLYGIQISSQLANKEAGIPKTSAVSRGAPEDGRSSGRGGWSHSQLSLAIGLEGNPSEHQASTLRNVCSVASGDDSDISTRIKQERVEEEGEEGEGEEGQGAGSPSQVSSPSQSILFKERALVLLCPRCGERCSSLEDLREHLFSHALDPAGLMEGLSQGGELDAGLDEGPAGDAGCLEEALRQSQALANQLAAELRRSRGGGGGRSSPTPSILHSRKRKIACAVCSLRFAHKSQLQEHMYTHTGKPARYHRYTRLCSQLFQASAHFCEGTTESGGTGGASSGVAALSEEANRDTQDNGSSCYSLDSEISQESVDGVPVE from the exons ATGATCTTCATCCACCAGTCAAG TGAGTGTATAAAGATCCAGCCCACAGACATCCAGCCGGACATATTCAGCTACCTGCTGCACATCATGTACACCGGCATGTGTCCCAAGCAGCCAGTGGACCAGAGCCGGCTGCAGGATGGCATCAAGTTTCTTCATGCCTACCAGCTGTGCCGGAAACCCGGCGAGGGCACTGCAGACGCCGCCGCCGACATGGTCCGTATGTCCAACCTGTACGGCATCCagatctcctcccagctggcCAACAAGGAGGCCGGAATCCCCAAGACCTCTGCGGTGTCCCGTGGGGCCCCAGAGGACGGACGGTCCTCCGGCCGCGGGGGGTGGTCCCACTCCCAGCTGTCGCTCGCCATCGGACTGGAGGGGAATCCGTCAGAGCACCAGGCCTCGACGCTACGCAACGTCTGCTCTGTGGCATCTGGAGACGACTCAGACATCTCGACTCGCATCAAGCAGGAGCGGgttgaggaggagggggaggaaggcgAGGGTGAGGAGGGACAGGGGGCGGGATCTCCATCTCAGGTGAGCAGTCCCAGTCAGAGCATACTGTTCAAAGAGCGGGCGCTCGTCCTGCTGTGTCCCCGCTGTGGAGAACGCTGCTCCTCACTGGAGGACCTGCGGGAGCATCTTTTTAGCCACGCCCTCGACCCCGCCGGCCTGATGGAGGGGCTGTCGCAGGGCGGCGAGTTGGACGCTGGCTTGGATGAGGGGCCAGCGGGGGATGCAGGGTGTCTGGAGGAGGCTCTGAGACAGAGCCAGGCACTCGCTAACCAGCTGGCTGCGGAGCTGAGGAGAAGCCGGGGGGGAGGTGGCGGCAGGAGCAGCCCCACCCCTTCCATCCTGCACTCCCGTAAACGTAAGATAGCCTGCGCCGTCTGCAGCCTGCGTTTCGCCCACAAGAGCCAGCTACAGGAGCACATGTACACGCACACCGGCAAACCGGCCCGCTACCACCGCTACACCCGCCTCTGCAGCCAGCTCTTCCAGGCCTCCGCCCACTTCTGCGAGGGCACCACAGAGTCTGGAGGAACGGGGGGCGCCTCGTCCGGAGTTGCCGCACTCTCTGAAGAAGCcaacagagacactcaggaCAACGGCAGCTCCTGCTACTCCCTGGACTCTGAGATCTCGCAGGAGAGCGTGGACGGCGTTCCTGTGGAGTGA
- the zbtb25 gene encoding zinc finger and BTB domain-containing protein 25 isoform X3, with the protein MYTGMCPKQPVDQSRLQDGIKFLHAYQLCRKPGEGTADAAADMVRMSNLYGIQISSQLANKEAGIPKTSAVSRGAPEDGRSSGRGGWSHSQLSLAIGLEGNPSEHQASTLRNVCSVASGDDSDISTRIKQERVEEEGEEGEGEEGQGAGSPSQVSSPSQSILFKERALVLLCPRCGERCSSLEDLREHLFSHALDPAGLMEGLSQGGELDAGLDEGPAGDAGCLEEALRQSQALANQLAAELRRSRGGGGGRSSPTPSILHSRKRKIACAVCSLRFAHKSQLQEHMYTHTGKPARYHRYTRLCSQLFQASAHFCEGTTESGGTGGASSGVAALSEEANRDTQDNGSSCYSLDSEISQESVDGVPVE; encoded by the coding sequence ATGTACACCGGCATGTGTCCCAAGCAGCCAGTGGACCAGAGCCGGCTGCAGGATGGCATCAAGTTTCTTCATGCCTACCAGCTGTGCCGGAAACCCGGCGAGGGCACTGCAGACGCCGCCGCCGACATGGTCCGTATGTCCAACCTGTACGGCATCCagatctcctcccagctggcCAACAAGGAGGCCGGAATCCCCAAGACCTCTGCGGTGTCCCGTGGGGCCCCAGAGGACGGACGGTCCTCCGGCCGCGGGGGGTGGTCCCACTCCCAGCTGTCGCTCGCCATCGGACTGGAGGGGAATCCGTCAGAGCACCAGGCCTCGACGCTACGCAACGTCTGCTCTGTGGCATCTGGAGACGACTCAGACATCTCGACTCGCATCAAGCAGGAGCGGgttgaggaggagggggaggaaggcgAGGGTGAGGAGGGACAGGGGGCGGGATCTCCATCTCAGGTGAGCAGTCCCAGTCAGAGCATACTGTTCAAAGAGCGGGCGCTCGTCCTGCTGTGTCCCCGCTGTGGAGAACGCTGCTCCTCACTGGAGGACCTGCGGGAGCATCTTTTTAGCCACGCCCTCGACCCCGCCGGCCTGATGGAGGGGCTGTCGCAGGGCGGCGAGTTGGACGCTGGCTTGGATGAGGGGCCAGCGGGGGATGCAGGGTGTCTGGAGGAGGCTCTGAGACAGAGCCAGGCACTCGCTAACCAGCTGGCTGCGGAGCTGAGGAGAAGCCGGGGGGGAGGTGGCGGCAGGAGCAGCCCCACCCCTTCCATCCTGCACTCCCGTAAACGTAAGATAGCCTGCGCCGTCTGCAGCCTGCGTTTCGCCCACAAGAGCCAGCTACAGGAGCACATGTACACGCACACCGGCAAACCGGCCCGCTACCACCGCTACACCCGCCTCTGCAGCCAGCTCTTCCAGGCCTCCGCCCACTTCTGCGAGGGCACCACAGAGTCTGGAGGAACGGGGGGCGCCTCGTCCGGAGTTGCCGCACTCTCTGAAGAAGCcaacagagacactcaggaCAACGGCAGCTCCTGCTACTCCCTGGACTCTGAGATCTCGCAGGAGAGCGTGGACGGCGTTCCTGTGGAGTGA
- the LOC115004606 gene encoding C-1-tetrahydrofolate synthase, cytoplasmic-like: MGDVTVTKSPDGVWCLCRLVRERLKAEVEEMKSQFSGFRPGLVVLQVGDRDDSNLYISSKLKAAAEIGIDAKHLRLPNTTTQDEVLQSILSVNQNLSVHGLIVQLPLDSVSSIDTELITNAVCPEKDVDGLSCMNAGKLSRGDLSDCFIPCTPNGCMELIRQTGVSVAGKHAVVIGRSKIVGAPMHDLLLWNHATVTTCHSKTLDLPEQVGRADVLVVGAGRAEMVRGEWLKEGAVVIDCGINHIPDETKLSGKRVVGDVHYASANQRAGFITPVPGGVGPMTVAMLMESALRVTLCSLTGGRRHGNSSGVVNRK; the protein is encoded by the exons ATGGGGGACGTGACGGTGACTAAGTCCCCTGACGGGGTTTGGTGTTTGTGCAGGTTGGTGAGGGAGCGGCTGAAGGCGGAGGTAGAGGAGATGAAGAGTCAGTTCTCAGGGTTCAGACCCGGTCTGGTGGTCCTGCAG GTGGGAGACCGAGACGACTCGAACTTGTACATCAGCAGCAAGCTGAAGGCTGCAGCCGAG ATTGGAATCGATGCAAAACATCTGAGACTGCCGAACACGACGACGCAGGACGAG GTGCTGCAGAGCATCCTGTCTGTCAACCAGAACCTGTCTGTCCACGGCCTGATCGTCCAGCTTCCTCTGGACTCCGTCAGCTCCATCGACACTGAACTCATCACCAACGCTGTGTGTCCAGAGAAAGACGTGGACGG tctGAGCTGTATGAATGCAGGGAAGTTGTCTCGAGGAGATCTGAGCGACTGCTTCATCCCCTGCACCCCCAATGGCTGCATGGAGCtcatcagacagacag GCGTGTCCGTGGCTGGGAAACACGCCGTTGTGATCGGTCGCAGTAAGATCGTCGGAGCACCGATGCACGACCTGCTGCTGTGGAACCACGCCACGGTGACCACCTGCCACTCAAAGACTTTGGACCTCCCTGAACAG GTGGGCCGGGCTGACGTCCTGGTGGTGGGGGCGGGCCGAGCGGAGATGGTAAGAGGAGAGTGGCTAAAGGAGGGCGCGGTGGTCATCGACTGTGGAATCAACCACATCCCAG ATGAGACAAAGCTGAGTGGTAAACGGGTTGTCGGCGACGTCCACTATgcctcagccaatcagagagcaggaTTCATCACACCTGTTCCAGGAGGGGTGGGGCCGATGACGGTGGCCATGCTCATGGag TCTGCGCTCAGGGTAACACTGTGCTCTCTAACAGGAGGCCGTCGTCATGGAAACAGCAGCGGAGTCGTCAACAGGAAGTGA